TGGTACGCTCCAACCTGTTCAGTTTTTTATACGGTTATTTAAAATCACCAGCTGCGGACAAATCGAAGTATGCCATCTTTCATTTGAAAGCAGCGAAAATGGCCAAGCAATACCAACAGGTTTTCTCAACATTAGCTAAAGAATACAAGTGCACTATTGTCGCTGGCTCGATTGCATTGCCTGATGCTTCCATTAACTCCAACGGTGACTTGCAGATCAAACAAGGCGCACCTGTTTATAATACCTCCGTTGTATTTGGAAATGATGGAAAAATTCTTTCTCCATTGATCAAGAAAATGTTTCCCATTGATGATGAACAGGGTTTCACTGCGGCAGCTGATACTTCACAGCAATCTGTGATCACAACCAAAGCGGAAAAGATGGCAGTACTAATTTGTGCTGATAGTTGGTATCCGCAGGCATATAGCAATCTTACAAACAAAGCAGATTTCATTGTCGTGCCATCTCTTGGCGGCAAGGATAGTGTTTGGCTTGCAGCATGGAATGGATATAATGGTTTTAAAGTTCCTGTTGATGTTGATACAACTGATTACAAAAAGATAAGCGAAGGTGATGCATGGCTTAAATACAGTATGAACAAACGGGCTGTACTGGCAAACATTCATCAAGGCATGAATGTATTTTTCACAGGCAGTTTGTGGGATATGAAAGCGGAAGGCAGGGTATTGATCTTACAAAACGATTCAACAACTGTGTTACCTGCATCTGTTGGTAAAGGAAGAATTGTGAATCTCTACTTACAATGATCATTGTCAATTGAAATATTTATTTGTTCAATTGCTGCAATACCGATGAACGGATTGCGACGCAACCGGGAATAATCAGGGAACTGTCGCTGGTATTCAAATTTCTTATTAACTTGTTCTCACTTCTCAACTAACCATCAATTGCATGCTCGTTAAAACCTTTGGAAGCGCTGTTTACGGAGTGAACGCTATTACTATTACGGTAGAAGTGAATGTGAGCGGCGGACAAAAATTTTTTATGGTTGGGTTGCCCGATAATGCAGTAAAAGAAAGCGAACAACGTATTGAAAGTGCATTAAAAACATCCGGCTACTATTTTCCAAGAACAAAGGTTGTTGTAAATCTTGCGCCTGCTGATATTAGAAAAACAGGAACTGCTTTTGATTTATCCATAGCAGTTGGCATTCTTGGTGCAACTGAACAACTTGCCAACCCTGAACGACTGAGTGAATATGTGATCATGGGTGAGTTAAGTTTGGATGGAACCATTCAATCCATCAAAGGTGCATTGCCCATTGCCATTCAGGCTCGCAAAGAAAATTTTAAAGGCCTGATCGTTCCCAAACAAAATGCAAAGGAAGCAGGGATGGTGAACAACCTGAATGTGTATGGTGTTGAGCACATCAATGATGTAATTGCCTTTTTTAAGGATGAAACAACATTACAACCGACTGTTGTAAATACGAGAGAAGAATTTTTTAATGCGCAGTATGAATTTGAATTTGACTTCAATGATGTAAAAGGTCAGCATAATATAAAACGTGCATTGGAAATTGCAGCAGCAGGTAGTCATAACGCCATTCTCATTGGTCCACCCGGCGCAGGTAAAACAATGCTTGCAAAACGTTTACCTACTATTCTTCCTCCATTGAGTTTGCAGGAAGCATTGGAAACAACAAAAATTCATAGTGTAGCAGGTAAACTCCCGGAGAATGCAACATTGATTTCTAAACGTCCGTTTCGTTCGCCGCATCATACCATTAGTGATGTTGCACTTGTTGGCGGAGGAACCAATCCGCAACCCGGTGAAATTTCATTGGCACATAATGGAGTATTGTTTTTAGATGAGTTACCAGAATTTAAACGAACCGTGCTGGAAGTGATGCGTCAACCAATGGAAGAACGACGTGTTACCATTTCACGTGCAAAGATCGCAATTGATTTTCCTGCATCATTTATGCTCATCTCTTCTATGAACCCCTGCCCTTGTGGTTTTTATAATCATCCTGAAAAAGAATGTACTTGTCCGCCAGGGGCTGTGCAGAAATATCTCAATAAAATTTCAGGACCGTTGCTTGATCGTATCGATCTGCATGTGGAAGTAACGCCTGTTCCTTTCAGTGAATTATCAAAAGCAGAAAATAGTGAACCTAGTGCAGCTATCCGTGACCGTGTGATTGCTGCACGTGAAATTCAGGCTGAACGTTATAAAGATGTGGATGGTATTTATGCCAATGCACAAATGAGCAGCAAACAACTCAAAGAAATTTGTGTGATCTCACAAGCAGGACAAACGTTATTGAAAGCGGCCATGGATAAACTGAATCTGAGTGCAAGAGCCTACGATCGTATTTTAAAAGTTAGTCGTACTATTGCCGACCTTGCACAAAGCCCCGATATAAAAGTGGAACACC
The DNA window shown above is from Lacibacter sp. H375 and carries:
- a CDS encoding carbon-nitrogen hydrolase family protein; translated protein: MKKFFIRIAIIIAVLLSAYFIWSFTGRAKEKETGWSKLPELKARFEYVEVGIDSGKGNIIGIQPYLTATSYSTAFNFEISLRFYFEQLKRENKLNDKSIVVLPEYIGTWLVAANEKETIYKQEKIEKAMTTMVRSNLFSFLYGYLKSPAADKSKYAIFHLKAAKMAKQYQQVFSTLAKEYKCTIVAGSIALPDASINSNGDLQIKQGAPVYNTSVVFGNDGKILSPLIKKMFPIDDEQGFTAAADTSQQSVITTKAEKMAVLICADSWYPQAYSNLTNKADFIVVPSLGGKDSVWLAAWNGYNGFKVPVDVDTTDYKKISEGDAWLKYSMNKRAVLANIHQGMNVFFTGSLWDMKAEGRVLILQNDSTTVLPASVGKGRIVNLYLQ
- a CDS encoding YifB family Mg chelatase-like AAA ATPase codes for the protein MLVKTFGSAVYGVNAITITVEVNVSGGQKFFMVGLPDNAVKESEQRIESALKTSGYYFPRTKVVVNLAPADIRKTGTAFDLSIAVGILGATEQLANPERLSEYVIMGELSLDGTIQSIKGALPIAIQARKENFKGLIVPKQNAKEAGMVNNLNVYGVEHINDVIAFFKDETTLQPTVVNTREEFFNAQYEFEFDFNDVKGQHNIKRALEIAAAGSHNAILIGPPGAGKTMLAKRLPTILPPLSLQEALETTKIHSVAGKLPENATLISKRPFRSPHHTISDVALVGGGTNPQPGEISLAHNGVLFLDELPEFKRTVLEVMRQPMEERRVTISRAKIAIDFPASFMLISSMNPCPCGFYNHPEKECTCPPGAVQKYLNKISGPLLDRIDLHVEVTPVPFSELSKAENSEPSAAIRDRVIAAREIQAERYKDVDGIYANAQMSSKQLKEICVISQAGQTLLKAAMDKLNLSARAYDRILKVSRTIADLAQSPDIKVEHLAEAIQYRSLDREGWAG